The Desulfuromonas acetoxidans DSM 684 sequence AAAACTCTGGTGACAAGCGAGACAACTTTTTTGGAGTGTTGCGAACTGTGCTATCACCCCTTTACCGTCTTTTCTCATGGCGATTTCTTCTAATTCCTTTGCGGCTTGATGTGTCTGCTCGTCAAAACTTTTGAATTTGCTCACATTGGAACCTGCAAAACCTAAAATGCGCATCTTCTCTGCTATCGGCGGCTGTGGATGGTTGGCAATCTGCGACGCAGTTCCCGCCACCTGTTCCCAGTCCTCTCTGTAAATGGCATCAGTCACTATCTGCATGTTATTGCTCAATTCCTGCATGATATTTCTCAGCGAGAGCGCTTTGACTGCACTATCGTTCTCTTCGGCCCACGTTGCAGAACTGATTGCGGTTACAATAGTCATGAGCACAACCAATGCGACTCGTTTAAGCCAGACGACTTTTGTCATTCTGAATACCTTTCTGTATTGATCTCATTCGAAACCACGTCCTTCGCCTTCTTCTTCATAGGTTACCCCGTCACGGATGTGATATATGCGTTTGAAGGTGGGAATGATTTTTTCATCGTGGGTGACGACAATAATGGCGGTCTCGAATTTTTTGGCCATATCGTTCAAGATCCGGATTACGGCCAGGGCGCGCTCACTATCAAGCGGAGCGGTCGGTTCATCGGCCAGTATTACCGGGGGACGATTCACCAAG is a genomic window containing:
- a CDS encoding cytochrome c, with translation MTKVVWLKRVALVVLMTIVTAISSATWAEENDSAVKALSLRNIMQELSNNMQIVTDAIYREDWEQVAGTASQIANHPQPPIAEKMRILGFAGSNVSKFKSFDEQTHQAAKELEEIAMRKDGKGVIAQFATLQKSCLACHQSFRKTFKEHFYGK